A region of the Bacillus sp. (in: firmicutes) genome:
TACGATTGATTCTGAAGAAGGAAAAGGGTCCATTTTCTCTATTCAGTTACCGTTAACATTATCGATTATTTCCGTGATGTTAGTAGAATTAGAGAAAGAAAAATATGCGATACCATTATCGTCCATTATAGAAACAGCCATTATCCATAAAAACGATATTTTAAATGCCCATAACCAAAAAGTGATTGACTTCCGTGGTAAAGTCGTTCCTCTCGTATTTTTAAAAGACGTATTTGAGGTTCCTGTTCAAAATAAACAAGACGATTATTATTCCGTCATCATCGTTCGGAAAGGGGACAAAATGGCCGGCCTTGTTGTCGATTCCTTCATCGGTCAGCAAGAGGTTGTCTTAAAATCACTTGGAAACTATTTAACGAACGTCTTTGCGATTTCGGGGGCAACCATTTTAGGAGATGGTCAAGTTGCGTTAATTATTGACTGTAATGCATTAATAAAATAAATGAATGCCAATTTTACAAAGCTCCTATTTTAGTAGAAACTTAGGTAGGTGATAACATGAGCCAAGTCTCTAATACAACAGAAACGAAAGTGATTGCTTTTCAAATTAAAGATAAAGAATATGTTATTCCCGTCTCTCAAGTCCGTTCCATCGAGAAAATGATGCCTATTACTCGTGTGCCGCGAACACCTCATTTCGTTGAAGGTGTTATTAATTTGCGAGGTGTAGTCACGCCAATTATCGATTTACGAAAACGATTAGGCGTGGAAGAAGCACCGTATAATGATCATACACGAATTATTATTGTCCATTTAGAAGATAAAGAGGTTGGACTCATCGTAGATTCAGCGAACGATGTTCTTGATTTACCAGCAGAATCCATTGAGCCTCAACCCGAAGTCGTTGGTGCCCAAGAAGAAGAATATATAACAGGGGTAGCAAA
Encoded here:
- a CDS encoding chemotaxis protein CheW, producing MSQVSNTTETKVIAFQIKDKEYVIPVSQVRSIEKMMPITRVPRTPHFVEGVINLRGVVTPIIDLRKRLGVEEAPYNDHTRIIIVHLEDKEVGLIVDSANDVLDLPAESIEPQPEVVGAQEEEYITGVAKLNKRLLVLMNLEKVFHSST